A portion of the Parasteatoda tepidariorum isolate YZ-2023 chromosome 5, CAS_Ptep_4.0, whole genome shotgun sequence genome contains these proteins:
- the LOC107453053 gene encoding coiled-coil domain-containing protein 102A isoform X1, whose translation MTAQHKQAHGRTEAECEFSNLMENELELMEAELLHLKEIIISRKNDRMMIKQMIPLIEIDSAQESIIEEFCERLERECEKDMLQSDKDGLFSKISKFQELLAAFKSVYQKVFTKEAEKSEFLSGLTVKQRWITYVLELELTSEKQGKEQREKKISEQKKELDCAWKCYERQKSQIEDFRRRIHKREFELRSIITEFKKKEEARKELQFKNSSLNFELLNLRKDLAAFKTDYQKVIGEKEVLKQRLAEVAWNSAEKGEAKAAERTEKQVKLETINETKLNASQRQTSERNESDDDSIEESSNWESELDEILSRLEEGRISNYEQQFKNMKNSEDDNAISRQITLKNPQSRLNSQQNQFY comes from the exons ATGACGGCCCAACATAAGCAAGCACATGGCAGAACTGAGGCTGAGTGTGAATTCAGTAACTTAATGGAAAAT GAATTGGAACTGATGGAAGcagaattattacatttaaaggAGATAATTATTTCGCGAAAAAATGATAGAATGATGATTAAGCAAATGATTCCCTTGATCGAAATAGATTCTGCTCAAGAATCAATAATTGAAGAATTCTGTGAAAG GCTAGAAAGAGAATGTGAAAAAGACATGTTGCAATCAGACAAGGATGgtctattttccaaaataagcaAATTCCAAGAATTGTTAGCAGCATTTAAAAGTGTTTATCAAAAA GTTTTTACTAAAGAAGctgaaaaatcagaatttctgagTGGACTGACAGTAAAACAAAGATGGATAACCTATGTTTTGGAATTGGAGCTAACAAGcgaaaaacaa GGGAAAGAACAAAGGGAGAAAAagatttcagaacaaaaaaaagaattagactGCGCTTGGAAATGTTATGAAAGGCAAAAATCTCAAATTGAAGATTTCCGAAGACGGATTCATAAAAGAGAATTTGAGTTGAGAAGTATAATAACAGA atttaaaaagaaagaagaagcaAGAAAAGaattgcagtttaaaaattctagtttGAATTTTGAACTTCTGAATCTTAGAAAGGACCTTGCAGCCTTTAAAACTGATTATCagaag GTAATTGGAGAGAAAGAAGTGTTAAAACAAAGACTGGCGGAAGTTGCATGGAATTCAGCTGAAAAAGGCGAGGCAAAAGCTGCTGAGCGGACAGAAAAACAa gTGAAATTGGAGACTATTAATGAAACTAAACTCAATGCTTCCCAAAGACAAACGAGTGAGAGAAATGAGTCAGATGATGATTCCATTGAAGAGTCAAGTAATTGGGAGAGTGaattggatgaaattttatCCAG ACTAGAAGAAGGAAGAATTTCAAACTATGAACAGCAATTCAAAAACATGAAGAACTCTGAGGATGATAATGCAATATCAAGACAAATCACCTTAAAG AATCCGCAATCCAGATTGAACAGTCAGCAAAACCAGTTTTACTGA
- the LOC107453053 gene encoding chromosome partition protein Smc isoform X2 yields the protein MTAQHKQAHGRTEAECEFSNLMENELELMEAELLHLKEIIISRKNDRMMIKQMIPLIEIDSAQESIIEEFCERLERECEKDMLQSDKDGLFSKISKFQELLAAFKSVYQKGKEQREKKISEQKKELDCAWKCYERQKSQIEDFRRRIHKREFELRSIITEFKKKEEARKELQFKNSSLNFELLNLRKDLAAFKTDYQKVIGEKEVLKQRLAEVAWNSAEKGEAKAAERTEKQVKLETINETKLNASQRQTSERNESDDDSIEESSNWESELDEILSRLEEGRISNYEQQFKNMKNSEDDNAISRQITLKNPQSRLNSQQNQFY from the exons ATGACGGCCCAACATAAGCAAGCACATGGCAGAACTGAGGCTGAGTGTGAATTCAGTAACTTAATGGAAAAT GAATTGGAACTGATGGAAGcagaattattacatttaaaggAGATAATTATTTCGCGAAAAAATGATAGAATGATGATTAAGCAAATGATTCCCTTGATCGAAATAGATTCTGCTCAAGAATCAATAATTGAAGAATTCTGTGAAAG GCTAGAAAGAGAATGTGAAAAAGACATGTTGCAATCAGACAAGGATGgtctattttccaaaataagcaAATTCCAAGAATTGTTAGCAGCATTTAAAAGTGTTTATCAAAAA GGGAAAGAACAAAGGGAGAAAAagatttcagaacaaaaaaaagaattagactGCGCTTGGAAATGTTATGAAAGGCAAAAATCTCAAATTGAAGATTTCCGAAGACGGATTCATAAAAGAGAATTTGAGTTGAGAAGTATAATAACAGA atttaaaaagaaagaagaagcaAGAAAAGaattgcagtttaaaaattctagtttGAATTTTGAACTTCTGAATCTTAGAAAGGACCTTGCAGCCTTTAAAACTGATTATCagaag GTAATTGGAGAGAAAGAAGTGTTAAAACAAAGACTGGCGGAAGTTGCATGGAATTCAGCTGAAAAAGGCGAGGCAAAAGCTGCTGAGCGGACAGAAAAACAa gTGAAATTGGAGACTATTAATGAAACTAAACTCAATGCTTCCCAAAGACAAACGAGTGAGAGAAATGAGTCAGATGATGATTCCATTGAAGAGTCAAGTAATTGGGAGAGTGaattggatgaaattttatCCAG ACTAGAAGAAGGAAGAATTTCAAACTATGAACAGCAATTCAAAAACATGAAGAACTCTGAGGATGATAATGCAATATCAAGACAAATCACCTTAAAG AATCCGCAATCCAGATTGAACAGTCAGCAAAACCAGTTTTACTGA